Proteins from one Limanda limanda chromosome 4, fLimLim1.1, whole genome shotgun sequence genomic window:
- the LOC133000461 gene encoding tubby-related protein 1-like encodes MESIPLLLDETIWGCDLFPSAMPLHKHMVREAWARDSPRIQEDEDSDSSLQKQQHVQKPKKKREEANVPTDAKSNGTEAKPKKTKTKKNEDASEEDNPAVQNGKKVKKKKPEKDKDDSEKDKVKEKEPKKKVKSVPKKKKGSGTDDDDDNDGEDTPKKKTKKKTTKDSSPTASSTKDKKAKSKDDKDSDGKEKKSKSKEKEKKKEPASMFQINGEKETKSKKKAAKSDSDDSEEETKTTKSKKKSSSGSTSLFQTSGDKDKDKDKDKTKKTKKKAKADASEDSDSEKEEKSKKKKGKGKKKKERSPSPEIEFDNLEDFVMQPAPQGVTIKCRVTRDQRGMDKSLYPLYYFHLDNEKKTFLLAGRKRKKCATSNYLISIDTTDLSRGGENFVGKLRSNLMGTKFTVFDNALNPERALPDLSNARQELAGIIYETNVLGMKGPRRMSIIVPGMNKDNERVPLRPRNEFDGLLIRHQNRRMENLIELHNKTPVWNEETASHVLNFNGRVTQASIKNFQIVHSKDLDYIVMQFGRIADDIFTLDFSYPLCAVQAFAIALSSFDGKLACE; translated from the exons ATGGAGTCAATCCCACTGCTGCTGGACGAGACAATATGGGGATGTGACCTTTTTCCATCAGCCATGCCCCTCCACAAGCATATGGTCAGAGAGGCCTGGGCACGGGACAG CCCCAGGATTCAGGAAGATGAAGATTCTGATTCATCcctgcagaagcagcagcatgtTCAG AagccaaaaaagaaaagagaagaggccAACGTCCCAACAGATGCCAAGTCGAACGGAACCGAAGCCAaacccaaaaaaacaaagaccaaGAAAAATGAGGATGCCTCAGAAGAGGACAATCCAGCCGTCCAAA ACGGAAAAAAggtgaagaaaaagaaaccagAAAAAGACAAGGACGACTCAGAAAAGGAcaaagtgaaagagaaagaaccaaaaaagaaagttaaaagtgtaccaaaaaagaagaaag GATCAGGCACAGACGACGATGATGATAATGACGGAGAGGACACCCCCAAGAAGAAAACCAAGAAAAAGACGACAAAGGACAGCTCTCCAACAGCAAGTTCTACCAAAGACAAGAAAGCTAAATCTAAAG ATGACAAAGATTCcgatggaaaagaaaagaagtccAAGtcgaaggagaaggagaagaagaaggagccaGCTTCAATGTTCCAGataaatggagagaaagaaacaaaaagcaaGAAGAAAG CTGCTAAATCGGACAGCGACGACAGCgaagaagagacaaagacgACCAAATCGAAGAAGAAATCCAGTTCTGGGTCTACGTCCCTGTTTCAAACATcaggagacaaagacaaggACAAAGACAAGGACAAAACcaagaagacaaagaagaaag ccAAGGCAGATGCGAGTGAGGATTCTGACtctgaaaaagaggaaaaatccaAGAAGAAAAAGGgcaaagggaagaagaaaaag GAGAGATCTCCGTCACCTGAGATCGAGTTCGACAACCTGGAGGATTTCGTGATGCAGCCGGCTCCGCAGGGCGTGACCATCAAATGCCGAGTGACTCGAGACCAGAGAGGGATGGACAAGAGCCTCTACCCCCTGTACTACTTTCATCTGGACAATGAAAAAAAG ACGTTCCTGTTGGCCggcaggaaaagaaagaaatgtgcaACTTCTAATTACCTCATTTCCATCGACACCACAGACTTATCAAGAGGTGGAGAGAACTTTGTTGGAAAACTGAG GTCAAATTTAATGGGGACTAAGTTCACAGTGTTCGACAACGCTCTGAATCCAGAGAGAGCTCTGCCAGACTTGTCCAACGCACGGCAGGAGTTAGCAGGAATCATCTAT gaaacaaatgttttaGGTATGAAAGGACCCAGAAGGATGTCGATCATCGTTCCAGGAATGAACAAGGACAACGAGCGAGTACCGCTCCGACCGAGAAAT GAATTTGACGGCCTGTTGATAAGACACCAGAATAGAAGGATGGAAAATCTGATCGAGCTTCACAACAAGACGCCAGTGTGGAACGAAGAAACGGCGTCTCACGTGCTCAACTTCAACGGCCGCGTCACCCAGGCCTCCATCAAGAACTTCCAGATCGTCCACAGCAAAGACT TGGACTACATTGTGATGCAGTTTGGACGGATAGCCGATGACATTTTCACACTGGACTTCAGCTACCCGCTGTGCGCGGTGCAGGCCTTTGCCATTGCGCTCTCCAGCTTCGACGGCAAACTTGCCTGTGAATAA